The Periplaneta americana isolate PAMFEO1 chromosome 16, P.americana_PAMFEO1_priV1, whole genome shotgun sequence genome segment tcggcttttctagCAGACTAAAAAcatctgcttaccttgtatctttttatagaaaagatgtttatcggcttttctagCAGACTAAAAAcatctgcttaccttgtatctttttatagaacAGATGTTTATCAGCTTTTCTAGTAGATTAAAAACATCTGGTTACCTTGCATCTTTTTATAGAACAGGTGTTTATTGGCTTTTCTAGTAAACTAAAAACATatgcttaccttgtatctttttatagaacAGATGTTTATCAGCTTTTCTAGTAGATTAAAAACATCTGGTTACCTTGCATCTTTTTATAGAAcagatgtttatcggcttttctagTAGACTAAAAAcatctgcttaccttgtatctttttatagaacAGATGTTTATCGGTTTTTCTAGTAGACTAAAAAcatctgcttaccttgtatctttttatagaacggatgtttatcggcttttctagTAGACTAAAAAcatctgcttaccttgtatctttttatagaacagatgtttatcggcttttctagTAGACTAAAAAcatctgcttaccttgtatctttttatagaacagatgtttatcggcttttctagTAGACTAAAAAcatctgcttaccttgtatctttttatagaacAGATGTTTACCGGCTTTTTTAGTAGACTAAAAAcatctgcttaccttgtatctttttatagaacAGATGTTTATCGGTTTTTCTAGTAGACTAAAAAcatctgcttaccttgtatctttttatagaacAGATGTTTATCGGTTTTTCTATCAGATACAGACcctacaagaagatgatgaccactcattttcagcCCCAAATagaatacaggtaaaacaatataacttatttgtctcagagcaccctgttagccaaggatatttcttacacCATGACAACTGAaactttctattttgtcttcctccattcactattttaatatgtaaatgtgatgTCGATCTATCTTTGTaagctcattttgtttcataggtccaacttgaaaacagtttctcTTTCAATTCCACAAATAATGAcgctcaatgttctctcagtatgagccattttacacaaaattaaaatgtaacacATGCACTTCtgattaaactaaactcaacaatGCAATGttttcagagaacaccaatatagcgcgatgTAACAGAAGGCTAGCCTCCTTTTGTACGCAGATGTAGCAAATCAATACTTCCTCcctgatcccccccccccccctcaagcTTGTGAGTCAAGGTCGTAACCATCCCTTTACAGGCTTTTGCCTTAAGCCTCGCTGCTCACActgctctctccatactggaatgactgccaacagtgaaattaatatatatatttatttattctggtagagttaaggtcatgaggccttctcttccacactaccatcgttattacgaacttataggcctactgttactaggaataataactcaaattttttaggTAAGCTATGCCTCAAAAGAGCTTCGCCGCTGatatacagtaataatatatAGTAGTAAACATTTGGTTGAGGTATATACTTGGAAACCAGGAATATAACAGGATCACCATTAACAGATGATGTACAAAATGTGTATAATCTGATgacgataatagtaatatacgttacaagagcggtatgttgatgttttcatggtcgaggaaaagattgaaaaagcgaaacatacctgaaagacgaatttctaattagttgcaatgaaatctccatgttggtttctgtttaatgacggcaacttcggaaaaccaaaatatctttcttcaacattgttgctataaaatgttttctgtgtttactatacaccagcaggccgtgatatacgtctgtctttttttccccccagtctataaatgcgaacttaaaacaaacggtaaggttatgtaatgatttatttttcattttaatattttaacaatattatttatataacatattgcagtaataacatccacatctggaatcttgttgattttttcacggcttccttaatgttacttgtatcaggaatgcaataagtttcgtggagtagtagactttacttaatttttgcaaatatttaaaaacaataattaacattgaaatttaggtgaaattgcagtggtaagtttccaatttataattattactatgttaaacgtctctaaaaataatatgttaaaagcctaaagcagtaaaatgaatgtcgcgcttaagcggtaagaagagggaaattgttatgtgtgttacgttggggatACTGaatgtatttcacacttaccgcgtattggttcagtgcggaaaacaagcaaatacgcacgatctcgcacaaacatacatacatacttgtcTTGTTATCACTTGTTGTACTATTTCCTTATGATGACAAATGTGAAAATTTTTCCAGGATTCTCTGTACTTTGACACTGTGCTGAGAACTTTAGAAGTAAAATCTGTTGTACAATCATGTGCTTTAATAAAACAAACTCGAATAGGGCAAGAAACAACTGAGGATCTAGCAAACATAAAGGAAGAATACGAAATTCTAGAACATGAAGTTAAAGGAAATATGTGCCAGCGAGATCTGGCAGTGCAATCCCTAAGGGGAGAAGTTCATCATTTATATCGTGAATGCTTGGGACTAGTACGTGTAAAGGTAAGGTTTCACTCATTATATAACTCCAATTTATATGGATATTATGTTCTTAACTAatggcaataaaattattaactctcttgctctctaATATTTCTCGAACACAGTGGGTTTAGAGGAAAGGGCTGGACTTCGCAAAagatgatatacagggtgatccagaccactcgtaacagtaatttatttcagaaactagtgcattaaaatttttgagacaaaaatatttattactaaagcacatgtgaactttcacttgagcttgatttcatcaatcaatcttaacaggaagtagggtcagtggcgaatcactttaaaatttcaaatgcgagtcggggtcaaatagggtacctcttgatagagctcttcaaaacaaacaactttcataggaaacgttttcatcaattcctactctttcaatgagaaaacgtacgaaaaggtaatgccattaatactgagaaatgttacgagaagaaaatgtaaactagataagtacatttaatgttgacatagtacacacgcacaattacctggctgagtgtaGACCTGGTTGCCGGCAGCACCGTCGAGGGGTGTATACAAGTGAACTACTCCTTCCCCTTTGCTCGGTCAGCAGTGTTTCCTTTAGTCACAGCAATACAATATCTACAGCCAGGTctacatgtacactgcacttaGCCAGGCAATAAGCTCGGGTGGCCTTGCCCAACAATGTACAATAAAAAGGAAATGTTTTGTTTCCTCTATACCTACGTATGTACAATTTTCTAGTTTTGCAATTACCtttgtgactaataaaataatcacctaaaagttaagagtgattacaaatacctcctagtcacttgaccacgcctaTGTGTTAGGAGTCACTGaaagtgttagaagaagagtacgggtgtgtgtgTCAGAACggaagacagtttgaacatttgtaaaaattaatgacattgtccagtctttcagtaacaacatttttgagttgtaactagctcaaaaaaaagagattgaaaaaaaaaaaaaaataggatgaAATTAtgcgtttaaagtaaaaatatcactaaaaaaaatagatattacgACTGCATGAAAAGAACTGACGTCATTTCATTGTCGGAATGACAAACAACATGGAAGAATCCATAAATTTATCGGACTTCAAATTATATGATGTTGGTATTCTTAATATCATGGTTGAAAACAGCATTACATTATTGTTTGTTACCTAATATGGAACTTAAAAGCTGTGTGAATTGTTAGGCTGTAGGAGAaaactgttgttgttttctaatgccaggcttttgacaataaagtcatttgacctcttgcactccaatatttttcaaagatattatcatgaccagccactgaagcacagattttgaggtgttccgaatccatttcttggtttgagttgcacaatgagcgttaggggactgatatattccaattctatgcaggtgtttggccaaacaatcatggcctgttgccaatctaaatgcagctacagacgattttcgtggtaaatcgggaattaactgtggattttgatgcagagagttccattttttcccttgagattgtgttatcaaattttgtttgttgaagtctaagtatgtagatttaataaaccttttcagagagtaatacgtagatttagtaacagatctgtaagtagcagtgctgcccttctttgctaatgcatccacattctcgtttcccaggattccacaatgggatggtatccattggaatacaattcttttattgagtgatattaattgagagagcattttagttatttctgctgtttgagatgaaagtgtgtgtttaaCTTCAGAATAGTTAGTAGTCTGATATAACTGTAGCTTCTCCTGTGCTTGTAATTTACAAACTAAAACAGTGTATGCTggtaacattttctttttctgaaatAGCTGTGTGCATTTTTAATAGTGTTAATTTAAGAAATGAGTGTTTGCTTGTTCCCACTGTCGAGACTTAAAGCAAATCAGAGTTCTCCAAATTGCTTGCTGGCTGTAGGAAGCAAGTCCAATGAAAGGGCTGCTACCTTAAAGCTCTAAATCTGCTTACCAGTTAAGAGGCAGATGACTGATTATATGTTCTAACGACAAAAATATGGATCGTgaccaggggcgaatgctagtcacgaagttaggcttgctcttttattcataggggaagatgggaggatataataattcataattaatacaaataatcagatccacataaataatttattttataattatgaagtcattatgagtcatggatcatattcgcttatcagatgtagaagttcgatataatataacaaacatggccaacaaaacagtttatttagttttttccaccctgccaaccaatgcacattgttgtattgaacTGCACTGAACAAGTGCACATagtctctataatgtctgtcttctctcgaatagtccttcgggaaaatggatttaataataaggtttcaatgacacacaattccgaactcattgcaatacttcaaattaatgtttgagaattaataatacatgcagcagctaacatatgcattctgttcatacaattacattgcactcgcaaatcacagcacattcccgctgccaATTCTGGTCTGTGTAACggtaaatagtcgttggtgtagctcttggactagagcttcaaacaacacataacagaagcatgtgcaccTAGGACGGGCCAAGAGGGAAGGCACTTGCGCACGCATCATATTCttgctatttctacgtctttcctgtagctccaagaaacgagcaagcattgcgacatttgcggtgtgcaacctgtggATGGTATTacacctatacagtattccaaaaatcaaaataaattttaatgtatgtaacgccattttgagaaatacacattctacgaaaatattgggcttgcgcagcaagcatagcatgccctgagaaatcgcccctgatcGTGACAGTAACAGTTTAAATCGCCAAACTTTCCTCTGCGACTCGTGTATTGATAACTTTATTATTTGGGTAAATAACACAATGAACTCGCATTAacaaaatttcatcaattttccAGAGTGACAGAGATATCCAAAAGCAACGTCCAACTGAGTCAGAGTTAGATCTCCCCAAAGATCTCGAACGTCTTGAAGATATTCTATCTGAGATTGAAGCTGTTACTCATGGTTCTACTTATGACGACATCTTCCCACGGTACTAATTgaatattttccttttctttttatacTATCATCTTCTCCTTTTGTAATAATGTAGTTCTTTCTGTTCCTCTTCTCTCCATTCTCCTTcacctttttcttattttttctttactctAGTGTTCCAGTTTAAGTGATTATTCAACTCCAAACCAAGAAACTTTATTATAGATTCTTTAGATCAATTCCATTTAATCTAATATTCTAGAAAGTAGATGTAACACCATATTAGAATTGTTTATATGAAGTTATCATACTGTTTCTTTGAGATAATCACATTTAAGATTACCAGAGTAAATTATATGGTTGGGTTGaatctaaatcattaatataaattagacacaataatggacctaaaattgatccCTGGGGAACATATTTAAATTTCTAAAGTCTGAGTAACTCTGTGACTATTTGGTATATTTTTACTCTTATTATTTTTCTGCTCCTTTTTCTTCTCCACTTCTTTAGCaacttctcctttttcttctcgtCCTAATCCCTCTCTATCACTATACTTTTCTTTTTCATCTTATTCTTTCTAAAGAAAGAATTAAGTATGAAGGTACTTTTCTACACTTCATGTTGCAGTCATCTCTCACTTGGCACTTGCTGTAAGTAATACAGTTTTAAAATCgctaattcaattaaaaaatgtaactGTTGTACAGTtaggttgatttatttatttgtttctgtttGCTTGCAGAATAAAAGATCAACTTCACCAAAAGAATCACCTAGAGAGTCAGCTACAACTAAACGTAACATCACGTGACAATCTTCTCAGGAAAAGAAACCATGCTCAAATGATGCTTACAATGCTAGGAACTACTATGGCAGAAACAACAGCCTAGTAAGAACATAAGACAGTTTGCATTAATTAAGTATGACACTCAAAGATCACTGATTTTAGTGTTTTATGATGTCAGTCCAGAAGTGTTAGCTTTGAGTCAAAACAGCACTCTTGAAAGTAGGTGATAGTCACTACTTATCATATACTGCAGTTAAGCAAGTTTTTTGAGACATGCATATGACTAAATATAGGAATTCTATACAATGCTTATATAAATTATGCACAATGTCCGAACTGAAGTATGGGAATTCTACCTTTTCTGAATTTTTTCCCTAACTTCAGCATTCCTGTGTTCATTCCCCCCTCTCTGaatatatcgatggtgttcaggtaaaagggtTTATCCctgcatttccggacatatgttcaCAGGATCAGAAGTTTTCCCCCATTTTTTGGAACCACCCTGTATATCAGAATGTTTacgaatttaatttaagttacacTGAATATGTTGAATAAAATTGCACAAAACATTCcagaaataacctattttacaatatatttataggCTTATTTACTGTGATATTTTTTCCCCCCTGGAAAATGGAGAACATCCTGAATATGCTACATCATTTTCACAGCCTGTTCTTTTCagataataacaaaatttaatttcagtcatGAAGAGGAAGAAGCACGTATTCTAGGAGAAATTGAATTTCAGGAGAAACGTGAAGGAACCATGGAAGTTACAATAAAAGAGCGCAGAGATCTACTTGCAGCAATACGCAGCTCATTGCAAGTAATCTATGAGATGGTGTCTCGTGTCAATACTGAGTCAGAAGATAAAGTTGCTGACTTAGAACAGCTTCTTATAGTAAAACCTTCTACACTACCAGTGCCATCTTCACCTATGTTAGATGACGGTATGTTTTGTGAAATATTCAAAGAGATTAGAAAAAATTGGTATTGTGGAAAATTATATAGTCTATTGGACATTACTGGAGCTGTAAGTCAGGGGTTCTCAAtcttttgaagattgtgagcaccATCCACATGTAATAGTAAGTGACTGAGCACCACGGAATGGAATaggtttaataggcctatacgaatacataaataaacacatttttaaaacaccAGAATAATTATATCCTTGAATGTGAACAttactcagaatttcagtgaTGTCCAAGAAGTAGTTAAACGTCAAGTCATGCAAAtgtgaattataatataattactcgTGATCTTGTTTTGTTCTTAAAGCATTTCATAAGTGAGAAATTTTTTTTGTACAGATAAATCGCCCCATCAGTTATTCAtcaatttcaaaaaggcatatgactcggttaagagagttttatataatattcttattaaatttcatatttccaagaaactagtaatccgattaattaaaatatgtttcagtgaaacatacagaagAGTCCGTATGGACCAGTTTCTGtaggatgcttttccaattcactgcgggctaaagcaaggagatgtttttaactttgctctagaatatgccattacaaaAGTGCAGGACAACAGAGGgcttggaatttaacgggttacatcaactcctTGTCTATGtgaatgaagtgaatatgttaggagaaaattcacaaactattagggaaaacatgggaattttacttgaagcaagtaaagagataggtttggaagtaaatcccgaaaagacaaaatatatgattatgtctcgtgactagaatattgtacgaaatggaaatataaaaattggaaatttatactttgaagaagtggaaaaattaaaatatcttggagcaacaataacaaacataaataacactcgggaggaaattaaacacataataaatatgggaaatgcctgttattattcagttgagaagcttttgtcatccagtccgcTCTCaatatcaatcttcttaatgtatctagctgtttgctgacaacataaagtccactatagtccactgtagtctatgtccagactgctctcaaaaaagctgaaaattggaatttatagaacagttatattaccggttgttctatatggttgtgaaacttggactctcactttgagagaggaacagaggttacaggtttttgagaataaggtgattaggaaattatttgggactaagagggatcaagttacaggagaatggagaaagttacacaatgcagaactgaacgcactgtattcttcacctgacataattaggaacattacatccagacatttgagttgggcaaggcatgtagctcatatggacaaatccagaaatgcatatagagtgttagttggaagactggagggaaaaagacctttggggaggccgagacatagattgaAGGATAATATCTTTCGATCCCCAAAGGTTAtaaatttctccttttaaaacaaatatttcagtgcTGACAAGGACTGGGCATCTATCTGAAGTTCCGCAAAAGctgttgtattattttcatgtataaCCTTGATGTTTCTGATTAATTCCACACTAGATTGTAAGGGGTTATACACCATGAAATGCGAGAAGGCCTATCAGGTCTGTAACATAAGGAacactatcttttttttttttccggcttgtgcaacaaattttgaattgaaaaagAAACCTCAGGTGTTTTCGTGCTTGTGAGTAATTTTTTACCAGGTTGAGAATGCCTGCTGTAATTTCTTAGACAAATGTCTTGCCACAGGCTAATTTGCATAGTTCTCAAACGATATCTACTAAAAGTTGATTTCTTCCTTTGTTACTGCTGTAACAGTTTGAGTAATAAACAGATGTTTTGTGTATTCaccaagaaaatataataatgtgCCGTTCCAAGGTGTCTACTGAAAATGCGAAACAAAAATTAGTTACTGTTTAGTTATCACaacttaataattactcataagtacagggctactacaaaggctttacccaattccatagccttgtattatgaaaagtatgagacatacattattgaaagttataccaataaaaagggaaactcatcaagtttttggtCCATCAACTGCTACAAGTGCTCGATGTGACATCCTCGCGTCACGCGACAAATATCCACTCAGTAGTCTGACTCCTGCCACACCCGCTGGAGCATATCACGATCAACTCTAGCCACTGCTGCACGGATCCGGGTATTAAGTtcttcaagattaactggcaaaggaggtacatacacttgatctttgacaaacccccatagaaaaaaatcacagggagtcagATCTGGCGACCGAGGAGGCCAATGGAGAACACACTGATCATTATTACACGAAGATAAACCAGggtttttatttcaacaagatggggctccaTCACATTTCTATCTGGAAGTGCGTGAGTATCTTAATGAGCATCTACCACAACGTTGGTGTGGACGGGCTTCTAACAATGATCGGCGTGTTCTCCGTTGGCCTCCTCGGTCGCCAGATctgactccctgtgatttttttctatggaggtttgtcaaagatcaagtgtatgtacctcctttgccagttaatcttgaagaacttaataacCGGATCCGTGCAGCAGTGGCTAGAGTTGATCGTGATATGCTCCAGCGGGTGTGGCAGGAGTTAAGACTACCGAGTGGATGTTTGTTGCGTAACGCGAGGAGGTTACATCGAGCACTTGTAGCAGTTGATGGACCAAAAACTTCAcgagtttctctttttattagtataactttcaataatgtatgtctcatacttttcataatataaggctatggaatcgggtaaagcctttgtagtagccctgtacaTTAATCACATTTCAGTCATCTTACAATCTGTCATCTCATCAGACTTATTTGCtacatttacatttactttatttaaataaCAATGCTGTTACCAAGTATTACTTTAAAAAAGTAACTGTTATTACCTTGTCttacttttattaaaataataataataataataataataataataataataataataataaaccgtggTGCTACAACCCacaaagggccaagaccgaccagccagctgctggccttaTGGCCACATGCTGAACcagatcatccaaccaaaatggaggtatcgtgtgattagcacgatgagtccccagccattatagctggtttgcgtaatcAGATTTCggtacctattgtagctccccaaagtggatcacgatgctggatgggcactggtcccatacactggccgaaatttcatgagaaaatttcttcccccatgaggacttgaaccagcacacattccgtaacgcaagtcctacaCAAAATGCCTTAAACCATGATGCCACGGTTTAGGACACTTTTATTAAAAAGGATTCATAATTCCCAGTAACAATGGAGGATCAGGGATTCTTTGTTACGGCATAAGAGCatatacagatttaaaataaattattcctacAATTCAGCACATTAAATTGGGAGGAGATTGCTTGTGAGTAAACAATTCTCCCAATCCTTAATCTAGAACATGTAACATATGACACGGATTTCATTTACAGCACAAGAGATGATCAATTTAATTACTGAAAAAATGGAACATATAATGAGTTGTCTACCTGAAGAACTTGACGAAGAAGCAATACAAAATGCTGCTACAATAATGAATGAAAAACAGGCTGCAAAAGCTATGAGCAGAATAAAATTTTCTGCTACACCAATATATGAAACTTGTAAGTATGAggataataaaatgaatttatttgttcAAATATGTCAtgcaaaatagaaataaatattaaataatttttacatttacatttaattgaagaggtgagaatgagatagtccaaagccacgcttttaacaaaaaatgggttttttttttgtgcaagttCACTTCTTATGTATATGAGGACGCTGCTAGTAAGATATAAAAATGACTCaacaaataacttaagtatacactgaagaaattatgatatgcACCCAATAGCAtattggactctaaacctttaagggtcgtattcatagacgagactttggaccgaagttgactttggaaagtacaaagtcaccattttcctattcacagtcgacactttgagcaaagtaaacttcaatcgtgactttacttcgaagttgCCGAAAATcttgactttgactttgactttcgttcgtggacataaggaaaatgactgatatttgggaaattgttgaatcTGCCAAGAATATTGACATCTAGGAtattattaaagctgctcatgttccttagcgtattattatagattataaattcaaatcaaggtacagatttgatagacagtattaaatatcctcgtcatgtttcaactttcattgatgaataatcaaagaggattatctgttccaccaataaataatacaatttatttcattgcgattttacgctataggtaaggattaatagcttaatattgattcttactatttaaATCTATAAGgaataggttatacagttggaaatacagttaatttataatccttgtggtcgtcataataataatgttttccgcatattgatttcagataatttttaaatattttctgcagaCATGCAGAGAATAACTCTGCCAAttgtcagcaggataatatgtcgCTTTCATAGTCGGTCATCGGTGGAATCTTATCCTccatatcttcacaacaaaattattttacaatgaaataatatcaGGGCTTAATgtaaaactaacgtaactacaatagatgttttattcacaacaaaattcttaacagacaatactatttcagataaactataccatcatgttttgtagttacgaattgtgttatatacaagactgttcgaactgagttacgattttttgtggccaagtagaagaacaaattattatcgactGGTGTAAAGacataaaaatgtcaatttttgtacttacgttagtttcacaataagccctcgaataataattattattattcttatgtaaagctgcaagaaggGTTAACAATTGCTtgacatgtaccgatgttcaattgtttcattgatttgtgactcaaaagatggctttaattgtggcaatgcctactctatttgaactatctattaatttaatccgtttagaaggcagtgattttgattgccaacattagaacaagatcgtcaaatctcgacttaccaaagtcaaagtcgaagtctcagaagtattgtctatgaataggacttttaacaaagttaaaccttactacgaaagtcgactttgggaagtcttcatccaaagtctcgtttatgaatatggccctaacaCGCTTGCCTGTAAAAtgttgtctgtgtggcttaggactatattattgtcACCCCTTCAATTAACCCCTGCAGTGGCTGAGTTGTCACACCTCCAGGGTGTCATGCAGGCTTGAAAAATCCATCCATAGTAACACTTGTGGGTTGGAGATTTTttcggggttctctcgttttcccGCATATTAAGAATCTGCATCATTCTGTcactatttctccatttcgtcattattccatagcattccttgATCCCCGGCTGGCGATGcaaggagggggctggcctagggacgaatggggttgcctgctcgaaacctgggtacacagcaaaccttagtgtactCAG includes the following:
- the LOC138716228 gene encoding centrosomal protein of 162 kDa-like; this translates as MCQRDLAVQSLRGEVHHLYRECLGLVRVKSDRDIQKQRPTESELDLPKDLERLEDILSEIEAVTHGSTYDDIFPRIKDQLHQKNHLESQLQLNVTSRDNLLRKRNHAQMMLTMLGTTMAETTAYHEEEEARILGEIEFQEKREGTMEVTIKERRDLLAAIRSSLQVIYEMVSRVNTESEDKVADLEQLLIVKPSTLPVPSSPMLDDAQEMINLITEKMEHIMSCLPEELDEEAIQNAATIMNEKQAAKAMSRIKFSATPIYETLLEDLNDIEDPNVPTRADIKKTDQMDMQLGSANAKSGNPNNQGKRI